A single genomic interval of Helianthus annuus cultivar XRQ/B chromosome 13, HanXRQr2.0-SUNRISE, whole genome shotgun sequence harbors:
- the LOC110902492 gene encoding chaperone protein dnaJ A6, chloroplastic, with the protein MDPAIEEALRAKENAEKLFLVKDFPGAKQYALRAQTLCPQLEGISQMVATFEIYAATMNQEIDFYSVLGLDPSADKSLLKKRYKKMAVLLHPGKNKTVGANEAFKLVSEAWAVLSDNVRRSSYDAKRNKHLSAGVSSSETSSRFDTF; encoded by the coding sequence ATGGATCCAGCCATAGAAGAAGCTCTTAGAGCTAAAGAGAATGCGGAGAAGTTATTTTTAGTGAAAGATTTTCCAGGTGCAAAACAGTATGCTTTACGGGCTCAAACTCTATGCCCTCAACTCGAGGGTATCTCTCAAATGGTGGCTACATTTGAAATATATGCGGCTACTATGAATCAAGAAATTGATTTCTATTCAGTTCTTGGATTAGATCCATCTGCCGACAAATCATTACTGAAAAAACGTTACAAAAAGATGGCTGTTCTTCTTCACCCTGGCAAAAACAAAACCGTTGGAGCTAATGAAGCTTTCAAACTCGTGTCTGAAGCATGGGCTGTGTTATCTGATAATGTGAGAAGAAGCTCATATGATGCCAAAAGAAATAAGCACTTGTCAGCTGGTGTTTCGAGTTCAGAGACGTCTTCAAGGTTCGACACGTTTTAG
- the LOC110900576 gene encoding uncharacterized protein LOC110900576 produces MVMEVLTLTLRKAADLDGSFRFHNKCEKQMIINLCFADDLLLFSRGDVNLVKVIMRSLKEFEEVSGLVPSNSKSTVFICNVPSRTKSRILELIPFEEGKLPIKYLGVPLLASRLLVKDCKVLVERMNTRILDWKNRFLSFAGRLQLVISVLSSIHVYWASVFILPASIIKELESKMKWFLWGHGTVSKGRAKVAWKEVCLPKVEGGLGVSLLSDRSSLWTSWVKLHRLKGRSISDIPIQASASWGWKKLLTCRLLFRDFFWSKIGNGQNTFVWFDKWCDDCPLGNVVTPRQMARYGYNVKSKIADVLENGVWAWPDEWRSTYPILFQLQACHLSNAKDQVLWRNLEGKLVPFTSKEVWDLPRKETLILSLAMAITDLHATLPLSS; encoded by the exons ATGGTTATGGAGGTCTTAACCCTCACCCTTCGAAAAGCAGCTGACTTGGATGGTTCTTTCAGATTCCACAACAAATGCGAaaaacagatgattatcaatctTTGCTTTGCTGATGACTTGCTCCTATTCTCTCGAGGGGATGTCAATTTGGTTAAAGTTATAATGAGATCGTTAAAGGAGTTTGAAGAGGTCTCGGGTTTGGTTCCTAGTAACTCTAAAAGCACTGTCTTCATATGTAATGTGCCTAGTCGTACAAAGTCCAGAATTTTGGAGTTGATTCCGTTTGAGGAAGGTAAGTTGCCTATCAAATATCTTGGAGTTCCATTATTGGCGTCGAGACTTTTAGTTAAAGACTGTAAAGTGCTTGTAGAACGAATGAATACGCGCATATTAGATTGGAAAAATAGATTCCTTTCTTTTGCGGGCCGTCTCCAGTTGGTTATCTCAGTTTTATCATCCATTCATGTCTATTGGGCTTCTGTTTTTATATTACCGGCAAGTATTATAAAGGAGTTAGAGAGCAAAATGAAATGGTTCCTTTGGGGTCATGGCACAGTTTCTAAAGGTAGAGCTAAAGTAGCGTGGAAAGAGGTTTGCCTTCCAAAAGTTGAAGGTGGTTTGGGGGTCAG CCTTCTTTCGGATAGGAGTTCCTTGTGGACTTCATGGGTCAAGCTTCACAGGCTTAAAGGTCGAAGTATATCGGATATTCCGATTCAAGCCAGTGCATCGTGGGGATGGAAAAAATTATTAACATGCAGGTTGCTGTTTCGGGATTTCTTTTGGAGTAAAATAGGCAATGGTCAAAATACGTTTGTTTGGTTTGATAAATGGTGTGATGATTGCCCGTTAGGGAATGTGGTTACTCCTAGACAAATGGCGAGATATGGGTATAATGTGAAGTCTAAAATAGCTGATGTTCTTGAGAATGGGGTTTGGGCGTGGCCGGATGAATGGAGATCAACATATCCGATTCTGTTTCAGCTTCAAGCGTGTCACCTATCCAATGCAAAGGACCAGGTTTTGTGGAGAAATTTGGAAGGAAAATTAGTTCCGTTCACTTCTAAGGAGGTGTGGGATCTCCCTCGCAAGGAAACCCTAATACTCTCTCTAGCAATGGCGATTACTGATCTTCACGCAACTCTACCTCTTTCATCGTGA